A window of Lysobacter terrestris contains these coding sequences:
- the tdh gene encoding L-threonine 3-dehydrogenase yields the protein MSQTMKALVKREATKGIWMEQVPVPTPGPNEVLIKLEKTAICGTDLHIYLWDEWSQRTIKPGLVIGHEFVGRVVDMGPGVTGYKVGQRVSAEGHIVCGHCRNCRAGRQHLCPNTVGIGVNRNGAFAEYIVMPASNLWPIPDQIPSELAAFFDPYGNAAHCALEFDVVGEDVLITGAGPIGIIAAGICKHIGARNVVVTDVNDYRLKLAADMGATRVVNVANTSLKDVMKDLHMEGFDVGLEMSGNPRAFNDMLDCMYHGGKIAMLGIMPKGAGADWDKIIFKGLTIQGIYGRRMYETWYKMTQLVMGGFPLGKVLTHQLPIDEFQEGFELMESGKAGKVVLSWN from the coding sequence ATGTCGCAAACGATGAAGGCGCTGGTCAAGCGCGAAGCCACCAAGGGCATCTGGATGGAACAGGTGCCGGTGCCCACGCCGGGCCCGAACGAAGTGCTGATCAAGCTGGAAAAGACCGCGATCTGCGGCACCGACCTGCACATCTACCTGTGGGACGAGTGGAGCCAGCGCACGATCAAGCCGGGCCTGGTGATCGGCCATGAATTCGTCGGCCGCGTGGTCGACATGGGCCCCGGCGTCACCGGCTACAAGGTCGGCCAGCGCGTGTCGGCCGAAGGCCACATCGTCTGCGGCCACTGCCGCAACTGCCGCGCCGGCCGCCAGCACCTGTGCCCGAACACCGTCGGTATCGGCGTGAACCGCAACGGCGCCTTCGCCGAATACATCGTGATGCCAGCGTCGAACCTGTGGCCGATCCCGGACCAGATTCCGTCGGAGCTCGCCGCCTTCTTCGACCCCTACGGCAACGCCGCGCACTGCGCGCTGGAATTCGACGTGGTCGGCGAGGACGTGCTGATCACCGGCGCCGGCCCGATCGGCATCATCGCCGCGGGCATCTGCAAGCACATCGGCGCGCGCAATGTCGTCGTCACTGACGTCAACGACTACCGCCTCAAGCTCGCCGCCGACATGGGCGCGACGCGCGTGGTCAACGTTGCCAACACGTCGCTGAAGGACGTGATGAAGGACCTGCACATGGAGGGCTTCGACGTCGGCCTTGAAATGAGCGGCAACCCGCGCGCCTTCAACGACATGCTCGACTGCATGTACCACGGCGGCAAGATCGCGATGCTCGGCATCATGCCCAAGGGCGCCGGCGCCGACTGGGACAAGATCATCTTCAAGGGCCTCACCATCCAGGGCATCTACGGCCGGCGCATGTACGAGACCTGGTACAAGATGACGCAGCTGGTGATGGGCGGCTTCCCGCTCGGCAAGGTGCTGACCCACCAGCTGCCGATCGATGAATTCCAGGAAGGCTTCGAGCTGATGGAATCGGGCAAGGCCGGCAAGGTCGTGCTGAGCTGGAACTGA
- a CDS encoding DUF3224 domain-containing protein: MSQQAKGPFDVKRTAMESVDAGGEASFGRIRFEKRFHGDLDATSVVEMLSAGNPASGSAGYVAVEHVTGTLQGRRGSFMLQHSGTLDRGEASLVVSVVPDTGTDELAGLRGNLRIDIAEGGAHSYTFDYALD; encoded by the coding sequence ATGAGCCAGCAGGCCAAAGGCCCGTTCGACGTGAAACGCACGGCCATGGAGAGCGTCGATGCCGGCGGCGAGGCCAGCTTCGGCCGCATCCGCTTCGAGAAGCGCTTCCATGGCGACCTGGACGCGACCAGCGTGGTGGAGATGCTCAGCGCCGGCAATCCGGCCTCGGGCTCGGCCGGCTACGTCGCGGTCGAACACGTGACCGGCACGCTGCAGGGCCGCCGCGGCAGTTTCATGCTCCAGCACAGCGGCACGCTGGATCGCGGTGAGGCTTCGCTGGTGGTGAGCGTGGTCCCCGACACCGGCACGGATGAACTCGCGGGACTGCGCGGCAACCTGCGAATCGACATCGCCGAAGGCGGCGCGCATTCCTACACCTTCGATTACGCGCTGGATTGA
- the folC gene encoding bifunctional tetrahydrofolate synthase/dihydrofolate synthase codes for MPKTLPEWLDYIERQHPKSIDMGLERVRAVAARLGLKKPAKKVITVGGTNGKGSTVAFIEAIARAAGWKVGAYTSPHLLAYNERVRIDGLDADDAALVAAFAAIEAARGDTPLTYFEYGTLAALWLFAHSKLDLAILEVGLGGRLDATNLVDPDVAVITTVDLDHQDYLGDDIEAIGFEKAGIARAWKPLVLGDDDPPASVLRHAYAIGANTLRAGCDFFFDTADGPGNRFSPTDATPPAAGHWTWRETRRALQDLPLPRLAAPAQLRNAATAIAALRALGKALPTTAVAAGVAQAHMRGRLQRFMRKDVEVVVDVGHNPQAARELARWLATAPTTGRTHAVFAALGDKDVRGVVEALAGRIDAWHLAGLAEHGPRGVDVDAFAARLAGTAAGDGARHATVERAIHAALEQAAAGDRVLVFGSFHTAADALAGLEGARS; via the coding sequence ATGCCGAAAACGCTTCCCGAATGGCTCGACTACATCGAGCGCCAACACCCCAAGTCCATCGACATGGGCCTGGAGCGCGTGCGCGCAGTCGCCGCGCGCCTGGGCCTGAAGAAGCCGGCAAAGAAGGTCATCACCGTCGGCGGTACCAACGGCAAGGGTTCGACCGTCGCCTTCATCGAGGCGATCGCGCGTGCCGCGGGCTGGAAGGTCGGCGCCTACACCTCGCCGCACCTGCTCGCCTACAACGAGCGCGTGCGCATCGACGGCCTCGATGCCGATGACGCCGCGCTCGTCGCCGCATTCGCCGCGATCGAAGCCGCGCGCGGCGACACCCCGCTGACCTACTTCGAATACGGCACGCTCGCCGCGCTGTGGCTGTTCGCGCACAGCAAGCTCGACCTGGCGATCCTCGAAGTCGGCCTCGGCGGCCGCCTCGACGCCACCAACCTGGTCGATCCTGACGTCGCGGTGATCACCACCGTCGACCTCGACCACCAGGACTACCTCGGTGACGACATCGAGGCGATCGGTTTCGAGAAGGCCGGCATCGCCCGCGCCTGGAAGCCGCTGGTGCTGGGCGATGACGATCCGCCGGCCAGCGTGCTGCGCCACGCCTATGCCATCGGCGCCAACACGCTGCGCGCCGGTTGCGATTTCTTCTTCGACACCGCGGACGGCCCGGGCAACCGCTTCAGCCCCACCGATGCGACCCCGCCCGCGGCCGGTCACTGGACCTGGCGCGAGACCCGCCGCGCCTTGCAGGACCTGCCCCTGCCGCGGCTGGCCGCGCCGGCGCAGCTGCGCAATGCCGCCACCGCGATCGCCGCGCTGCGTGCGCTGGGCAAGGCGCTGCCGACAACCGCGGTGGCCGCAGGCGTGGCGCAGGCGCACATGCGCGGGCGCCTGCAGCGCTTCATGCGCAAGGACGTCGAAGTCGTCGTCGACGTCGGCCACAACCCGCAGGCGGCGCGCGAGCTGGCGCGCTGGCTGGCGACGGCGCCCACCACCGGGCGCACGCATGCGGTCTTCGCCGCGCTCGGCGACAAGGACGTGCGCGGCGTGGTCGAGGCACTGGCCGGGCGGATCGATGCCTGGCACCTGGCGGGCCTGGCCGAGCATGGACCGCGCGGTGTCGACGTCGACGCCTTCGCCGCGCGGCTCGCCGGCACCGCCGCGGGCGATGGTGCGCGCCATGCCACGGTGGAACGGGCGATCCATGCGGCGCTCGAGCAGGCCGCCGCGGGCGACCGGGTCCTGGTGTTCGGCTCGTTCCACACGGCCGCGGATGCGTTGGCAGGGCTCGAAGGCGCGCGCAGCTGA
- a CDS encoding histidine phosphatase family protein, protein MKILLARHGETPWNAEGRYQGQEDIALSPIGEVQARALGERLAEVRIDRAVASPLVRAARTAQFALGEERAAMLTLDDGLKEIAHGTWEGLLAEEIRQRDPDLMHAWRHAPHEVLMPQGESLQHVLDRAWPAFARACDGLGVHQTLLVVAHDAVNRVLLCRILGVPLAKLWSFRQAPTTLNLLEGPDVDHLEVVRLNDCSHHTALFGEAVHRAL, encoded by the coding sequence ATGAAAATCCTGCTCGCACGCCACGGCGAAACCCCGTGGAACGCCGAAGGCCGCTACCAGGGCCAGGAGGACATCGCGCTCTCGCCGATCGGCGAGGTGCAGGCGCGCGCGCTGGGCGAACGTCTGGCCGAAGTGCGCATCGATCGCGCCGTCGCTTCGCCACTGGTGCGCGCCGCGCGCACCGCGCAGTTCGCCCTCGGCGAAGAGCGCGCGGCGATGCTCACACTCGACGATGGCCTCAAGGAAATCGCGCACGGCACGTGGGAAGGCCTGCTTGCCGAGGAGATCCGCCAACGCGATCCCGACCTGATGCATGCATGGCGCCACGCCCCGCACGAAGTGCTGATGCCGCAGGGCGAATCGTTGCAGCACGTGCTCGATCGCGCCTGGCCCGCGTTCGCGCGCGCCTGCGACGGACTGGGGGTGCACCAGACGCTGCTGGTCGTCGCGCACGACGCGGTCAACCGCGTGCTGTTGTGCCGCATCCTCGGCGTGCCGCTCGCGAAGCTGTGGTCGTTCCGGCAGGCGCCGACGACGTTGAATCTTTTGGAGGGACCGGACGTCGATCACCTCGAGGTGGTGCGGCTCAACGATTGCAGCCATCACACGGCGTTGTTCGGGGAGGCGGTGCATCGGGCGTTGTGA
- a CDS encoding S46 family peptidase has translation MRLNLLAGAVSMGVVALAAFGSVQAGEGMWVPQQLPEIAGPLKKAGLKLDPKQLADLTGDPMGAVVSLGGCTASFVSPQGLVVTNHHCAYGAIQLNSTPENNLIKDGFIAANPAGEVSAGPNARIYALDSIRDVTAEAKAAIANAPTPLARTLALDTLEKQLIADCEAGGGYRCRLYSFLGGNTYRLFKNIEIKDVRLVYAPPGAIGNYGGEVDNWMWPRHTGDFSFYRAYVGKDGKPAAFAADNVPYQPKHWLKLADQPLGAGDFVMVAGYPGRTSRYTLASEFDDTAGWTYPVVGGHYKQLVAMVLAAGEKNPDIAVKYASTVRSWQNAMKNYDGQLAGFKRIDAAKQKHDEETALLGWLRKQGQSGQAALTAHDTLIALGDTARATRERDLVFRQLNGQGVVGSAVDLYRLAIEKAKPDAEREQGYQQRDMPSFEGGLKQMERRYHPEMDRELQAYWLHEYIKLPATQHVAAVDTWLGGNDEAAVQRALATLGKSRLGSLDERMKWYGADRAAFEASDDPAIRYAIAVMPTLLKLEQDAKTRAGEALVARPVFLQALANYKQSQGEFVYPDANSSLRITFGNVMGYTKSDGSKQAEFTTLEQVAAKATGTEPFDAPKAQLDAIAGKRYGGLQDQRLGTVPVNFLSDLDITGGNSGSPVLDAHGKLVGLAFDGNWESVSSNWVFDPVMTRMIAVDARYMRWIMQEAYGAPQLLSELGVGGSVKATRTAK, from the coding sequence ATGCGTCTCAATCTGTTGGCGGGTGCGGTAAGCATGGGTGTGGTCGCACTCGCGGCGTTCGGTAGCGTGCAGGCAGGCGAGGGTATGTGGGTGCCGCAGCAGTTGCCGGAAATCGCCGGGCCGCTGAAGAAGGCCGGCCTGAAGCTCGATCCGAAGCAGCTGGCCGATCTCACCGGCGATCCGATGGGTGCAGTGGTGTCGCTGGGCGGTTGCACCGCCAGCTTCGTGTCGCCGCAAGGCCTGGTGGTCACCAACCACCACTGCGCCTACGGCGCGATCCAGCTCAACTCGACGCCGGAAAACAACCTGATCAAGGACGGCTTCATCGCCGCCAACCCGGCCGGTGAAGTCTCGGCCGGTCCGAACGCGCGCATCTACGCGCTCGATTCGATCCGCGACGTCACCGCCGAAGCCAAGGCCGCGATCGCCAACGCGCCGACGCCGCTCGCGCGCACGCTCGCGCTCGACACCCTGGAGAAGCAGCTGATCGCCGATTGCGAAGCCGGTGGTGGTTACCGTTGCCGCCTCTACAGCTTCCTGGGTGGCAACACCTATCGCCTGTTCAAGAACATCGAGATCAAGGACGTGCGCCTGGTCTACGCGCCGCCCGGCGCGATCGGCAACTACGGTGGCGAAGTCGACAACTGGATGTGGCCGCGCCACACCGGCGACTTTTCCTTCTACCGCGCCTACGTCGGCAAGGACGGCAAGCCGGCCGCGTTCGCCGCCGACAACGTGCCGTACCAGCCCAAGCATTGGCTGAAGCTGGCGGACCAGCCGCTGGGTGCCGGCGACTTCGTGATGGTGGCCGGTTACCCGGGCCGCACGTCGCGCTACACGCTGGCCAGCGAATTCGACGACACCGCGGGCTGGACCTATCCGGTGGTCGGCGGCCACTACAAGCAGCTGGTCGCGATGGTGCTCGCCGCTGGCGAGAAGAATCCCGACATCGCCGTGAAGTACGCCAGCACCGTGCGCAGCTGGCAGAACGCGATGAAGAACTACGACGGCCAGCTCGCCGGCTTCAAGCGCATCGATGCCGCCAAGCAGAAGCACGACGAGGAAACGGCACTGCTCGGCTGGCTGCGCAAGCAGGGCCAGTCGGGGCAGGCCGCACTCACGGCGCACGACACCTTGATCGCATTGGGCGACACCGCGCGCGCCACGCGCGAGCGCGACCTGGTGTTCCGCCAGCTCAACGGCCAGGGCGTCGTCGGCAGCGCGGTCGACCTGTACCGCCTCGCGATCGAAAAGGCGAAGCCGGATGCCGAACGCGAGCAGGGCTACCAGCAGCGCGACATGCCGTCGTTCGAAGGCGGCCTCAAGCAGATGGAGCGTCGCTACCACCCGGAGATGGATCGCGAACTGCAGGCGTACTGGCTGCACGAGTACATCAAGCTGCCGGCGACGCAGCACGTCGCGGCCGTCGACACGTGGTTGGGCGGCAATGACGAAGCCGCCGTGCAGCGCGCGCTGGCGACGCTGGGCAAGAGCAGGCTCGGCAGCCTCGACGAGCGCATGAAGTGGTACGGCGCCGATCGCGCCGCGTTCGAGGCCAGCGACGATCCGGCCATCCGTTACGCGATCGCGGTGATGCCGACCCTGCTCAAGCTGGAGCAGGATGCGAAGACCCGCGCCGGCGAAGCGCTGGTCGCGCGCCCGGTGTTCCTGCAGGCGCTGGCCAACTACAAGCAGAGCCAGGGCGAGTTCGTCTATCCCGATGCCAATTCCTCGCTGCGCATCACCTTCGGCAACGTGATGGGTTACACCAAGAGCGACGGCAGCAAGCAGGCCGAATTCACCACGCTGGAACAGGTGGCCGCCAAGGCGACCGGCACCGAGCCGTTCGACGCGCCCAAGGCGCAGCTCGATGCGATCGCCGGCAAGCGCTACGGCGGCCTGCAGGACCAGCGCCTGGGCACGGTGCCGGTGAACTTCCTCTCCGACCTCGACATCACCGGCGGCAATTCCGGTTCGCCGGTGCTGGATGCGCACGGCAAGCTGGTCGGCCTGGCGTTCGACGGCAACTGGGAATCGGTGAGCAGCAACTGGGTGTTCGACCCGGTGATGACCCGCATGATCGCGGTCGATGCGCGCTACATGCGCTGGATCATGCAGGAAGCCTACGGCGCGCCGCAGCTGCTGTCCGAACTCGGCGTCGGCGGCAGCGTGAAGGCGACGCGTACGGCGAAGTAA
- a CDS encoding S46 family peptidase, whose protein sequence is MPTIRRRLLAVSLALPLVFKATARADEGMWMPSQLPDIARQMKAAGFKGDPRDLAELARPPMNAIVKVGGASGAFVSNEGLVLTNHHVAFGVVQYNSGKQSDGSERDLIRDGYIAADRGAELPANPDYRVLVTTGFDRVTDRILAEAKGQQGRAYFDAVDRATKAVVAECEREPGTRCSVANMYYGTDFYRVRQLELRDVRLVYAPPNDIGNYGGEVDNFVWPRHTGDFTLLRAYVGKDGKPADYSPDNVAYVPPAHLQVSTANLKEGDYAMLAGYPGTTFRHRMASEFANQVEWQLPSRVALYQRMVDVIEATAAKDEAVRVSYANQVRSLKNSLKRAQGELDGLRRSNAVVVRRDDETAMYAWLDQQSDVVATKADIAAAQAVLDKGVAMRGRDQLLGVIVSQTQLLRSAVSLQRLAFERAKPDAEREGGYQQRDEALVSGQLRQVQRRYAMDVEKALLAELVGQYQALPAAQHVPEFDAVFGSTPAQLKAKLDALYSGTKLGAENERLAAMQADRAALSNSKDTLLQAAATLLPALLRLEDESKASNGELLRLRPAYMRALIGYRKSQGRAVYPDANSTLRVSYGRVSAMDPRDGVRYRPLTTVQGIVEKHTGSEPFNAPQPLLAAIAKGDFGTTAEPSLKTQTVDFLTNLDTTGGNSGSAVMDAHGKLIGLNFDSNWEAVSASWMFDPRYKRAIHVDMRYLRWLLAKVYPAPHLLREMQLPAE, encoded by the coding sequence ATGCCGACCATTCGCCGCCGTCTGTTGGCCGTTTCCCTTGCGCTGCCGCTCGTGTTCAAAGCGACGGCGCGTGCCGACGAAGGCATGTGGATGCCGTCGCAGCTGCCCGACATCGCCCGGCAGATGAAGGCCGCCGGCTTCAAGGGCGATCCGCGCGACCTGGCCGAGCTGGCCAGGCCGCCGATGAATGCGATCGTCAAGGTCGGTGGCGCCAGCGGCGCGTTCGTCTCCAACGAAGGGCTGGTGCTGACCAACCACCACGTCGCGTTCGGCGTCGTCCAGTACAACAGCGGTAAGCAGTCTGACGGCAGCGAGCGCGACCTGATCAGGGACGGCTACATCGCCGCCGATCGCGGCGCCGAGCTGCCCGCCAATCCCGACTACCGCGTGCTGGTGACCACCGGCTTCGATCGCGTCACCGACCGCATCCTCGCCGAAGCGAAAGGCCAGCAGGGCCGCGCCTATTTCGATGCCGTCGACAGGGCGACCAAGGCCGTGGTCGCCGAATGCGAGCGCGAACCCGGCACGCGCTGCAGCGTCGCCAACATGTACTACGGCACCGACTTCTACCGGGTACGCCAGCTGGAACTGCGCGACGTGCGCCTGGTCTACGCGCCGCCGAACGACATCGGCAACTACGGCGGCGAAGTCGACAACTTCGTGTGGCCGCGCCACACCGGCGACTTCACCCTGCTGCGCGCCTACGTCGGCAAGGACGGCAAGCCGGCCGACTATTCGCCCGACAACGTGGCGTACGTGCCGCCGGCGCACCTGCAGGTGTCGACCGCGAACCTCAAGGAAGGCGACTACGCGATGCTCGCCGGTTATCCCGGCACCACCTTCCGCCATCGCATGGCCTCGGAATTCGCCAACCAGGTCGAATGGCAGCTGCCGTCGCGCGTGGCCCTGTACCAGCGCATGGTCGATGTCATCGAAGCCACGGCGGCGAAGGATGAAGCCGTGCGCGTCAGTTACGCCAACCAGGTGCGCAGCCTGAAGAACAGCCTGAAGCGCGCGCAGGGCGAGCTCGATGGCCTGCGCCGCAGCAACGCGGTGGTCGTGCGTCGCGACGACGAGACCGCGATGTATGCCTGGCTCGACCAGCAGTCCGATGTCGTCGCGACCAAGGCCGACATCGCCGCGGCCCAGGCCGTGCTCGACAAGGGCGTGGCGATGCGCGGGCGCGACCAGTTGCTGGGCGTGATCGTGAGCCAGACCCAGCTGCTGCGCTCGGCGGTGTCGCTGCAGCGACTCGCGTTCGAGCGCGCCAAGCCCGATGCCGAGCGCGAGGGCGGCTACCAGCAGCGCGACGAAGCGCTGGTCAGCGGCCAGCTCAGGCAGGTGCAGCGCCGCTATGCGATGGACGTGGAGAAGGCGCTGCTGGCCGAACTCGTCGGCCAGTACCAGGCCTTGCCGGCGGCGCAGCACGTGCCCGAGTTCGACGCGGTGTTCGGCAGCACGCCGGCGCAGTTGAAGGCGAAGCTCGATGCGCTGTATTCGGGCACGAAGCTCGGCGCGGAGAACGAACGCCTCGCCGCGATGCAGGCCGACCGCGCGGCCTTGTCGAATTCGAAGGACACGCTGTTGCAGGCCGCGGCCACGCTGCTGCCGGCGCTTCTGCGCCTGGAGGACGAGAGCAAGGCCAGCAATGGTGAACTGCTGCGCCTGCGTCCGGCCTACATGCGCGCGCTGATCGGCTACCGCAAGTCGCAGGGGCGCGCGGTGTATCCGGATGCGAACTCGACCCTGCGCGTGAGCTACGGCCGCGTCAGCGCGATGGATCCGCGCGACGGCGTGCGCTACCGCCCGCTGACCACGGTGCAGGGCATCGTCGAGAAGCACACCGGCAGCGAACCGTTCAACGCGCCGCAACCGCTGCTTGCGGCGATCGCCAAGGGCGACTTCGGCACCACCGCCGAGCCCAGTCTTAAGACCCAGACCGTCGACTTCCTCACCAACCTCGACACCACCGGTGGCAACTCCGGCTCGGCGGTGATGGACGCGCACGGCAAGCTGATCGGCCTGAATTTCGACAGCAACTGGGAAGCGGTGAGCGCGAGCTGGATGTTCGATCCGCGTTACAAGCGCGCCATCCACGTCGACATGCGCTACCTGCGGTGGCTGCTGGCCAAGGTGTACCCGGCGCCGCACCTGTTGCGGGAAATGCAGCTGCCGGCGGAATGA
- the kbl gene encoding glycine C-acetyltransferase, protein MSLTQRYAETLDEIRAAGLFKSERIITSPQSAEITLADGRTVLNFCANNYLGLADHPDVIAAAKDALDTHGFGMASVRFICGTQDLHKQLEKTIAGFFGTEDTILYAACFDANGGLFEPLLDEKDAIISDALNHASIIDGVRLCKAKRYRYANCDMADLEKQLQQAKADGARTIMITSDGVFSMDGFIAPLDEITALARKYGALVHIDECHATGFLGKTGRGSAEVKGVMDKIDIFTGTLGKAMGGALGGFTTAKREVIELLRQRSRPYLFSNSLPPHVVAAGIKAFEMLAAAGDLREQLAANTAYFREQMTATGFDVKPGVHPISPVMLYDAPLAQKFAARLLEEGIYAIGFFFPVVPQGQARIRTQISASHTREHLDRAIAAFTKIGRELGVIKG, encoded by the coding sequence ATGTCGCTCACCCAACGCTACGCCGAAACCCTCGACGAAATCCGCGCCGCCGGCCTGTTCAAGTCCGAGCGCATCATCACTTCGCCGCAGTCGGCCGAGATCACCCTCGCCGATGGCCGCACGGTGCTGAACTTCTGCGCCAACAACTACCTCGGTCTCGCCGACCATCCCGACGTGATCGCGGCCGCGAAGGATGCGCTCGACACGCACGGCTTCGGCATGGCCTCGGTGCGCTTCATCTGCGGCACGCAGGACCTGCACAAGCAGCTCGAGAAGACCATCGCCGGTTTCTTCGGCACCGAAGACACCATCCTGTACGCGGCGTGCTTCGACGCCAACGGCGGCCTGTTCGAGCCGCTGCTGGATGAGAAGGACGCGATCATCTCCGACGCGCTCAACCACGCCTCGATCATCGACGGCGTGCGCCTGTGCAAGGCAAAGCGTTACCGCTACGCCAACTGCGACATGGCCGACCTGGAGAAGCAGCTGCAGCAGGCCAAGGCCGACGGCGCGCGCACGATCATGATCACGTCCGACGGCGTGTTCTCGATGGACGGCTTCATCGCCCCGCTCGACGAGATCACCGCGCTCGCGAGGAAGTACGGCGCGCTGGTGCACATCGACGAATGCCACGCCACCGGCTTCCTCGGCAAGACCGGTCGCGGCTCCGCCGAAGTGAAGGGCGTGATGGACAAGATCGACATCTTCACCGGCACGCTGGGCAAGGCCATGGGCGGTGCGCTGGGCGGTTTCACCACTGCGAAGCGCGAAGTGATCGAACTGCTGCGCCAGCGCTCGCGTCCGTACCTGTTCTCCAACTCGCTGCCGCCGCACGTGGTGGCCGCCGGCATCAAGGCCTTCGAGATGCTCGCCGCTGCCGGTGACCTGCGCGAGCAGCTGGCCGCGAACACCGCCTACTTCCGCGAACAGATGACCGCGACCGGTTTCGACGTGAAGCCGGGCGTGCACCCGATCTCGCCGGTGATGCTGTACGACGCGCCGCTGGCGCAGAAGTTCGCCGCGCGGCTGCTGGAGGAAGGCATCTACGCGATCGGCTTCTTCTTCCCGGTCGTGCCGCAGGGCCAAGCGCGCATCCGCACGCAGATTTCCGCGTCGCATACGCGCGAGCACCTGGACCGCGCAATCGCGGCATTCACCAAGATCGGCCGCGAGCTCGGCGTGATCAAGGGCTGA
- the serA gene encoding phosphoglycerate dehydrogenase codes for MKVLACDGIHEDGLALFRDAGWDVLVAADPIKDPQVLALALADVDAVLVRSATKVPAEALANAPNLKVIGRAGAGVDTIDVDAATAKGIAVMNAPDGNTLAAAEHAISLLFALARHIPRADAGMKAGEWPKAGLTGFELEGKKLGVIGLGRIGGTVARKAQGIGMEVAAHDPFLPASVAGKGSVPLKTLDELLAWADIVTLHIPRTKETTNLLSEERMRAMKKGAYIINAARGGLVDETALLRLLDEGQIAGAALDTFATEPLQGDSPLRKHPKLILTPHLGASTSEAQQAVSTILARQIIDFAATGAVAGCVNLPPLTAEAAREVGPWMPLMTSLGKLASRLVDAPTKLTVTYAGRTDALDTRPLTRLLVAALLGTHSGRVTPVNALQEAAGRGLVVAETVGGDGDGFDRLLRIRVEGGKKPREIEATLHRGPRVVRLDGVEIEFDPQAHVLLLRNEDRPGMIGTVGSLLGAAGINIVNFALGAAGDGQARAAITVDQPLGEKQLDTLRATPGVLSLQQV; via the coding sequence ATGAAAGTACTGGCCTGCGATGGCATCCACGAAGACGGTCTGGCCCTGTTCCGCGACGCGGGCTGGGACGTGCTGGTGGCCGCCGACCCCATTAAAGACCCCCAGGTCCTCGCCCTGGCCCTCGCCGATGTCGACGCCGTGCTGGTGCGCTCGGCCACCAAGGTGCCGGCCGAGGCGCTCGCCAATGCGCCCAACCTCAAGGTGATCGGCCGCGCCGGCGCCGGCGTGGACACCATCGACGTCGATGCCGCCACCGCCAAGGGCATCGCGGTGATGAACGCGCCCGATGGCAACACGCTCGCGGCGGCCGAACACGCGATCTCGCTGCTGTTCGCGCTGGCGCGGCACATTCCGCGCGCCGACGCCGGCATGAAGGCGGGCGAGTGGCCCAAGGCCGGCCTCACCGGCTTCGAGCTGGAAGGCAAGAAGCTCGGCGTGATCGGCCTGGGTCGCATCGGCGGCACCGTCGCGCGCAAGGCGCAGGGCATCGGCATGGAAGTCGCCGCGCACGATCCGTTCCTGCCGGCCTCGGTGGCGGGCAAGGGCAGCGTGCCGCTGAAGACGCTGGACGAACTGCTGGCCTGGGCCGACATCGTCACCCTGCACATCCCGCGCACCAAGGAAACCACCAACCTGCTCTCGGAAGAGCGCATGCGCGCGATGAAGAAGGGCGCGTACATCATCAACGCCGCGCGCGGTGGCCTGGTCGATGAAACCGCGCTGCTGCGCCTGCTCGACGAAGGCCAGATTGCCGGCGCCGCGCTCGACACCTTCGCCACCGAGCCGCTGCAGGGCGATTCGCCGCTGCGCAAGCACCCCAAGCTGATCCTCACCCCGCACCTGGGCGCCTCGACCAGCGAAGCGCAGCAGGCCGTGAGCACGATCCTCGCGCGCCAGATCATCGATTTCGCCGCCACCGGCGCGGTCGCCGGTTGCGTCAACCTGCCGCCGCTCACCGCCGAGGCCGCGCGTGAAGTCGGGCCGTGGATGCCGCTGATGACCTCGCTGGGCAAGCTCGCCTCGCGCCTGGTCGACGCGCCGACCAAGCTCACCGTCACCTACGCCGGCCGCACCGACGCGCTCGACACGCGCCCGCTCACGCGCCTGCTGGTCGCCGCGCTGCTCGGCACGCATTCCGGTCGCGTCACCCCGGTGAACGCGCTGCAGGAAGCCGCCGGGCGCGGCCTGGTCGTGGCCGAAACCGTGGGCGGCGACGGCGACGGTTTCGACCGCCTGCTGCGCATCCGCGTCGAAGGCGGCAAGAAGCCGCGCGAGATCGAGGCGACGCTGCATCGCGGCCCGCGCGTCGTGCGCCTCGATGGCGTCGAAATCGAGTTCGACCCGCAGGCGCACGTGCTGCTGCTGCGCAACGAGGACCGCCCCGGCATGATCGGCACGGTGGGTTCGCTGCTCGGCGCGGCGGGCATCAACATCGTCAACTTCGCCCTCGGCGCGGCCGGTGACGGCCAGGCGCGCGCGGCGATCACCGTCGACCAGCCGCTGGGCGAGAAGCAGCTCGATACGCTGCGCGCCACGCCCGGCGTGCTCTCGCTGCAGCAGGTGTAA